The Streptomyces sp. NBC_01353 genome contains a region encoding:
- a CDS encoding SpoIIE family protein phosphatase, whose protein sequence is MDTFQSPSETPERPPAAIGYAGVLRELLPIALWREDSDGCVVEWSLAAQDLLGHRPEDVLGRPASPILVPDANRELADQLTRRVQAGETVVGTLPVRHRDGHQITMEMWIVPEVDPQGRPGAMLIAVETSEVLRMRDSLAALQSLFTQSPIGLATLGPDLRFLRVNDALARMNGASAEEHLGKRLTEVVPGVNAVALEATMRQVLERGEAVVDVRRTGRTSADPDHDRTWSCSYAPLLDGSGRRLGLIASLIDITEGQRALVEAERARHRFALLAEAGTRIGTTLDLSQTAEEIVQVLVPQLADSADVQMLESVIEPDEAGASSQGLLRRLAAVFPDPTAPTALLAPGQTFQIPLGTVYEQVITDARPMNLYHSDLPALFPDPRTDPLKAYFVANIGSARLVPLVARGKVLGAVTVTRLREREPFDEQDCVLVDELVARAALNIDNARMYTTQREAALTLQRSLTNSALPKVDGLELTGRYLPASDHDVGGDWFDVITLPEGRTGLVIGDVMGHGIHAAAVMGQLRTAVRTLARHGVPPAQLLRSLDAAVADLGEDEMATCVYAVHDPATGGVVIARAGHPPPAVATADGAITFLEGPPGTPLGTGAQDFRTEELRLPPGSLLVLYTDGLIEARDRDLDQGMDQLAQALLHIEQPLSQLCDDILAQLLPCAPSDDVAVLLARTPLR, encoded by the coding sequence TTGGACACTTTTCAGTCGCCGAGCGAGACGCCGGAACGGCCACCGGCGGCCATCGGATACGCGGGTGTACTGCGCGAGCTGCTTCCGATCGCCCTGTGGAGGGAGGACTCGGACGGGTGTGTCGTGGAGTGGTCGCTGGCCGCCCAGGACCTGCTCGGCCACCGTCCCGAGGACGTCCTCGGACGCCCCGCCTCACCCATTCTGGTCCCCGACGCCAACCGGGAACTCGCCGATCAGCTGACCCGCCGTGTCCAGGCCGGCGAGACCGTCGTCGGCACCCTGCCCGTACGTCACCGTGACGGTCACCAGATCACGATGGAGATGTGGATCGTCCCCGAGGTCGACCCCCAGGGGCGGCCCGGCGCGATGCTCATCGCCGTGGAGACCTCCGAGGTCCTGCGGATGCGGGACTCGCTCGCCGCCCTCCAGAGCCTCTTCACCCAGTCGCCCATCGGCCTCGCCACCCTCGGCCCGGACCTGCGGTTCCTCCGGGTCAACGACGCCCTCGCGCGGATGAACGGGGCCTCCGCCGAAGAGCACCTGGGCAAACGGCTGACCGAGGTGGTGCCCGGTGTCAACGCCGTCGCGCTGGAAGCCACCATGCGGCAGGTCCTCGAACGTGGCGAGGCCGTCGTCGACGTGCGCCGCACCGGCCGGACCTCGGCCGACCCCGACCACGACCGGACCTGGTCCTGCTCCTACGCCCCGCTCCTCGACGGCTCGGGCCGGCGGCTCGGCCTGATCGCCTCCCTCATCGACATCACCGAGGGCCAGCGCGCGCTCGTCGAGGCCGAACGGGCCCGGCACCGCTTCGCCCTGCTCGCGGAGGCGGGCACCCGGATCGGCACCACCCTCGACCTGAGCCAGACCGCCGAGGAGATCGTCCAGGTCCTGGTGCCGCAGCTCGCCGACTCGGCCGATGTGCAGATGCTCGAGAGCGTCATCGAACCGGACGAGGCGGGCGCCTCCAGCCAGGGCCTGCTGCGCCGCCTCGCGGCCGTCTTCCCCGATCCGACCGCGCCCACTGCCCTGCTCGCCCCGGGACAGACCTTCCAGATCCCGCTCGGCACCGTGTACGAGCAGGTCATCACCGACGCCCGGCCGATGAACCTCTACCACTCGGACCTCCCCGCGCTCTTCCCCGACCCCCGCACCGACCCCCTCAAGGCCTACTTCGTGGCCAACATCGGCTCCGCGCGCCTCGTCCCGCTCGTGGCCCGCGGCAAGGTGCTCGGCGCCGTCACCGTGACCCGCCTCCGCGAGCGCGAACCCTTCGACGAGCAGGACTGCGTCCTCGTCGACGAACTGGTCGCCCGCGCGGCCCTGAACATCGACAACGCCCGCATGTACACCACCCAGCGCGAGGCCGCCCTCACGCTGCAACGCAGCCTCACCAACAGCGCCCTGCCCAAGGTCGACGGCCTGGAGCTCACCGGCCGCTACCTCCCCGCGAGCGACCACGACGTGGGCGGCGACTGGTTCGACGTCATCACCCTGCCCGAGGGCAGGACAGGTCTCGTCATCGGCGACGTCATGGGGCACGGCATCCACGCCGCGGCCGTCATGGGCCAGCTCCGTACGGCCGTACGTACCCTCGCCCGGCACGGGGTGCCGCCCGCCCAACTGCTCCGCTCCCTCGACGCAGCCGTCGCCGACCTGGGCGAGGACGAGATGGCGACCTGTGTCTACGCCGTCCACGACCCCGCCACCGGCGGGGTCGTCATCGCCCGGGCCGGCCATCCCCCACCGGCCGTGGCCACGGCGGACGGCGCGATCACCTTTCTGGAGGGCCCGCCCGGCACCCCGCTCGGCACCGGCGCCCAGGACTTCCGGACCGAGGAGCTGCGGCTCCCGCCGGGCAGCCTGCTGGTGCTGTACACCGACGGTCTCATCGAGGCGAGGGACCGGGACCTCGACCAGGGCATGGATCAGCTCGCCCAGGCGCTGCTGCACATCGAACAGCCGCTCAGCCAGCTCTGCGACGACATCCTCGCGCAACTGCTGCCCTGCGCACCGTCGGACGACGTGGCCGTACTCCTGGCCCGCACGCCCCTGCGGTGA
- a CDS encoding amino acid aminotransferase — protein MLELLPAPPVDPLWDLAAEYAADPRPERLNLVLGVYRDHTGVTPVMAAVREAEIRLAERSASKEYRGLSGNIAFNRAMLSMVLGTEALTARATAVQTVAGTGALRLLADLVSRTRPGTTVWISDPAYVNHRPILEGAGLRVRTYGRLDSTGLPDTAAVLDDLSAARRDDVVLLQGCCHNPTGVDPSFAMWEELAALAATHGWVPFVDLAYHGLGDGLAADLRATRMLAERLPEVLIAVSCSKNFGLYSDRTGCAMVVGSSGKALTHVETALQNAARTLYSMPPEHGAAVVATVLADERLRTAWLAELEGMRHRITANRADLVAHLRALGQDEQATSLARQKGMFSMLPLTPDRMGLLRERFGIYGTTTGRINIAGVSAHRIPYLAQGIAAVLETPHAMSSV, from the coding sequence ATGCTTGAGCTTCTGCCCGCCCCGCCCGTGGACCCGCTGTGGGACCTCGCCGCCGAGTACGCCGCCGATCCGCGACCCGAGCGCCTGAACCTCGTACTCGGCGTCTACCGCGACCACACCGGTGTCACCCCCGTCATGGCGGCGGTCAGGGAGGCCGAGATACGCCTGGCGGAACGCTCAGCCTCCAAGGAGTACCGTGGGCTCTCCGGCAACATCGCCTTCAACCGCGCCATGCTGTCCATGGTCCTCGGCACCGAGGCCCTGACCGCGCGGGCGACCGCCGTCCAGACCGTGGCGGGCACCGGAGCCCTGCGTCTGCTCGCCGATCTCGTGAGCCGGACGCGCCCCGGCACCACGGTGTGGATCAGCGACCCCGCGTACGTCAATCACCGCCCCATCCTGGAAGGCGCCGGCCTCCGGGTCCGGACGTACGGCAGGCTCGACTCCACAGGGCTGCCGGACACCGCGGCGGTTCTCGACGATCTGAGCGCCGCCCGCCGGGACGACGTCGTCCTGCTCCAGGGCTGCTGCCACAACCCCACCGGGGTCGACCCCTCCTTCGCCATGTGGGAGGAGCTGGCCGCACTCGCCGCGACCCATGGCTGGGTCCCCTTCGTCGACCTCGCGTACCACGGGCTCGGCGACGGCCTCGCCGCCGACCTGCGGGCCACCCGGATGCTGGCCGAGCGGCTGCCCGAGGTGCTGATCGCCGTCAGCTGCTCCAAGAACTTCGGCCTGTACAGCGATCGCACCGGGTGTGCCATGGTCGTGGGCTCGTCCGGCAAGGCGCTGACGCATGTCGAGACGGCACTCCAGAACGCCGCGCGCACCCTGTACTCCATGCCGCCCGAGCACGGCGCCGCCGTCGTCGCCACCGTCCTGGCGGACGAGCGGCTGAGGACCGCGTGGCTCGCGGAACTCGAGGGGATGCGGCACCGCATCACGGCCAACCGCGCCGACCTCGTCGCCCATCTCCGCGCCCTCGGCCAGGACGAGCAGGCGACGTCACTGGCGCGGCAGAAGGGCATGTTCTCGATGCTGCCGCTCACGCCCGACCGGATGGGCCTGCTGCGCGAGCGGTTCGGCATCTACGGCACGACCACGGGCCGCATCAACATCGCGGGCGTCTCCGCGCACCGGATCCCGTACCTGGCGCAGGGCATCGCCGCCGTCCTGGAGACGCCCCACGCCATGTCGTCCGTCTGA
- a CDS encoding DMT family transporter — protein MEPTHRVGRSGSFSPQTVGLLALLLTVAIWAAFALSARALSASTLLPADAALLRFGVPLVVLAPALWRRRRRLAAVRLGPAVKIICGAGVPFFLAAMYGGSLTSAAFVGAIVPGMVPLFVSALMVAGGKSVPRGTQSAGLALIVAGVVALVWRHTAALDADALLGVGTLLVASGLWALYTVGLREVDLDPIGSIGLLCLPSFAVIALLTLTGVLPTGLARAAGGDIALFLVVQGLGVGLCAGLLYAFAIRRLGPERSSVVGSLSPVAVVLLAIPLLDESPTLSVMVGVPLITLGVALANRRPRSKVSAHA, from the coding sequence GTGGAGCCGACGCATCGCGTCGGCCGGAGCGGGTCGTTCTCGCCGCAGACCGTCGGGTTGCTCGCCCTGTTGCTCACCGTGGCCATCTGGGCCGCGTTCGCCCTCAGCGCCCGTGCGCTGAGCGCCTCCACGCTGCTGCCGGCCGACGCGGCGCTGCTGCGCTTCGGCGTGCCCCTCGTGGTCCTCGCGCCCGCCCTGTGGCGGCGCAGGCGCCGGCTGGCCGCGGTGCGGCTCGGTCCCGCAGTCAAGATCATCTGTGGCGCGGGGGTTCCGTTCTTCCTCGCCGCCATGTACGGCGGTTCGCTGACCTCGGCCGCGTTCGTCGGGGCGATCGTCCCGGGCATGGTCCCGCTGTTCGTCTCCGCACTCATGGTCGCGGGCGGGAAGAGCGTCCCGCGCGGCACCCAGTCGGCCGGTCTCGCGCTGATCGTGGCAGGCGTCGTGGCGCTGGTGTGGCGCCACACGGCCGCGCTGGACGCGGACGCGCTGCTCGGCGTGGGCACGCTGCTCGTCGCCAGCGGTCTGTGGGCCCTCTACACCGTGGGTCTGCGCGAAGTGGACCTCGACCCCATCGGGTCCATCGGGCTGCTCTGCCTGCCCTCCTTCGCCGTCATCGCGCTGCTGACCCTGACCGGGGTCCTGCCCACCGGCCTCGCACGGGCGGCCGGTGGCGACATCGCGCTGTTCCTCGTCGTCCAGGGCCTGGGCGTCGGCCTGTGTGCCGGGCTGCTGTACGCGTTCGCCATCCGCCGGCTGGGACCGGAGCGCAGCTCGGTCGTCGGCAGCCTCAGCCCGGTCGCCGTCGTCCTGCTGGCCATCCCCCTCCTCGACGAGTCGCCGACCCTCTCCGTCATGGTCGGCGTGCCCCTCATCACCCTCGGCGTCGCGCTCGCCAACCGGCGCCCCCGATCCAAGGTCTCCGCCCATGCTTGA
- a CDS encoding Lrp/AsnC family transcriptional regulator: MDLQIIHELQQDGRLSNQDLADRIRLSPSPCLRRVRRLEEAGLIRGYTAMVDQVAFGLPITVFVRIRLERHTAEAVNVFEEHVGLIEHIQDCYLMAGSSDYLLRVVIESLEAYEALVRNRIHAIPGIASIESSFAFGSVKQSRIYPRPTAPGGIRRG; this comes from the coding sequence GTGGACCTGCAGATCATCCACGAGTTGCAGCAGGACGGCAGGCTGTCCAACCAGGATCTCGCCGACCGGATCAGGCTGTCCCCCTCGCCGTGTCTGCGCCGGGTGCGCCGTCTGGAGGAGGCGGGCCTGATCCGGGGCTACACGGCCATGGTGGACCAGGTCGCGTTCGGCCTGCCGATCACCGTCTTCGTACGGATCCGGCTGGAACGCCACACCGCCGAGGCCGTCAACGTGTTCGAGGAGCACGTCGGCCTCATCGAGCACATCCAGGACTGCTATCTGATGGCCGGCAGCAGCGACTACCTGCTCAGGGTCGTGATCGAGAGCCTGGAGGCGTACGAAGCGCTGGTGCGCAACCGGATCCACGCCATCCCCGGTATCGCGTCCATCGAGTCCAGCTTCGCCTTCGGCAGCGTGAAGCAGTCCAGGATCTATCCGCGCCCGACAGCTCCGGGCGGAATCCGACGGGGCTGA
- a CDS encoding TerB family tellurite resistance protein, whose protein sequence is MAMWDRIKDQAKGLQQQAQGARSVGGHGQPGAGSSAGPRGGSKAQLVGVLKSQLASLKTELKSGAYRDASMAMCALVAAADGSVDPVERQHVESLILQNDVLRNFPPDQLRQRFNKHVDQLTYNFQQGRTEALQEIAKAAKKPVEAKAVVQTGFVVAGADGYIAPAEEQVLREACAALGVSPQEFGL, encoded by the coding sequence ATGGCGATGTGGGACCGGATCAAGGACCAGGCCAAGGGGCTCCAGCAGCAGGCGCAGGGAGCACGGAGCGTCGGTGGCCACGGGCAGCCGGGTGCGGGGTCGAGCGCGGGGCCGCGCGGAGGATCGAAGGCCCAGCTCGTCGGCGTGCTCAAGTCCCAGCTCGCCTCCCTCAAGACGGAGCTCAAGAGCGGCGCCTACCGGGACGCGAGCATGGCCATGTGCGCGCTGGTCGCGGCCGCCGACGGGTCGGTCGATCCGGTGGAGCGGCAGCATGTGGAGTCGCTCATCCTGCAGAACGACGTCCTGCGGAACTTCCCGCCGGACCAGCTGCGGCAGCGGTTCAACAAGCACGTCGACCAGTTGACGTACAACTTCCAGCAGGGCAGGACGGAGGCCCTGCAGGAGATCGCCAAGGCGGCGAAGAAGCCCGTGGAGGCCAAGGCGGTCGTGCAGACCGGCTTCGTCGTCGCCGGCGCGGACGGCTACATCGCCCCGGCCGAGGAGCAGGTCCTCCGTGAGGCGTGCGCGGCACTCGGCGTCTCCCCGCAGGAGTTCGGCCTCTGA
- a CDS encoding O-acetyl-ADP-ribose deacetylase: MSTQPSLVLDLGDITDQHVDAIVNAANSSLLGGGGVDGAIHRRGGPAILDACRALRAGHYGRGLSAGRAVATTAGRLDAQWVIHTVGPVWSRDEDRSELLASCYRESLRVADELGARTVAFPAISTGIYGWPMDDGARIAVETVRSTETAVEEVRFVLFDEEAYRAFAVRVRAS, from the coding sequence ATGAGCACGCAGCCGTCCCTCGTCCTCGACTTGGGCGACATCACGGACCAGCACGTCGACGCGATCGTCAACGCCGCGAACTCCTCCCTCCTCGGCGGAGGAGGCGTCGACGGCGCGATCCACCGCCGTGGCGGCCCGGCCATCCTGGACGCCTGCCGCGCACTCCGCGCGGGCCACTACGGCCGGGGCCTTTCGGCCGGTCGAGCCGTTGCCACGACGGCGGGACGGCTCGACGCCCAGTGGGTGATCCACACCGTCGGTCCCGTCTGGTCCCGGGACGAGGACCGGTCGGAATTGCTGGCCTCGTGCTACCGGGAGTCTCTCCGGGTGGCCGACGAGCTGGGCGCCCGTACCGTCGCCTTCCCGGCCATCTCCACCGGCATCTACGGCTGGCCGATGGACGACGGTGCCCGCATCGCCGTCGAGACCGTGCGGAGCACGGAGACCGCCGTCGAGGAGGTCAGGTTCGTCCTCTTCGACGAGGAGGCGTATCGGGCCTTCGCCGTGCGGGTCCGCGCCTCGTAG
- a CDS encoding NAD(P)/FAD-dependent oxidoreductase: protein MPSMLDAVVVGAGPNGLTAAVELARRGFSVAVFEAGSTVGGGARTEELTLPGFLHDPCSAVHPLGFGSPVFKTMPLDRYGLEWLHPRLPMAHPWDDGTAAVLSRSVAETAASFGPRDAGTYRRLVAPYLGKWDTLARDFMSLPLTALPRDPVTLARFGLDGMRPSTWLMRRFQDDKARALFAGLVGHVIAPLGGFATTAVGLVFALAAHEGGWPMPRGGSQSISDALTAYLKDLGGAVHTDYEVKRLDDLPPARAYIFDTSPTALARIAGFGSHYDHYRYGASVFKIDYALDGPVPWTAEAPRQAGTVQIGPTSGEIGAALNQASSGTAPRTPFLITAQPSLVDPGRAPEGKQSFWTYGHVPNGWEGDLTDAVERQIERFAPGFRDLVLARATAGPPELAARNANYVGGDIACGAARGLQLVLRPKLSLRPYDTPHPAVFLCSAATPPGPGVHGMSGHNAAKAVWRRLRATRN from the coding sequence GTGCCGTCGATGCTCGATGCCGTCGTCGTGGGGGCGGGACCCAACGGACTGACCGCCGCGGTGGAGCTCGCCCGACGAGGCTTCTCCGTCGCCGTGTTCGAGGCCGGATCCACCGTGGGCGGGGGTGCCAGGACCGAGGAGTTGACGCTCCCCGGCTTCCTGCACGACCCCTGTTCCGCCGTGCACCCGCTGGGGTTCGGCTCGCCCGTCTTCAAGACGATGCCGTTGGACCGGTACGGCCTCGAGTGGCTGCACCCCCGACTGCCCATGGCGCACCCGTGGGACGACGGCACCGCCGCCGTGCTCTCCCGGTCCGTCGCCGAGACCGCCGCCTCCTTCGGACCGCGTGACGCCGGCACGTACCGCAGGCTCGTCGCCCCGTACCTCGGCAAGTGGGACACCCTGGCACGGGACTTCATGTCCCTGCCGCTCACCGCGCTGCCCCGGGACCCGGTCACGCTCGCCCGGTTCGGCCTCGACGGCATGCGGCCCTCGACCTGGCTCATGCGCCGTTTCCAGGACGACAAGGCGCGTGCCCTGTTCGCCGGGCTCGTCGGTCATGTCATCGCCCCGCTGGGCGGGTTCGCCACCACGGCGGTCGGTCTCGTCTTCGCGCTGGCCGCGCACGAGGGCGGCTGGCCGATGCCGCGCGGCGGCTCCCAGTCGATCTCGGACGCCCTCACCGCGTATCTGAAGGATCTGGGCGGCGCAGTCCACACCGACTACGAGGTCAAGCGGCTCGACGATCTGCCGCCGGCCCGCGCGTACATCTTCGACACCTCGCCCACCGCCCTCGCGCGCATCGCCGGCTTCGGCAGCCATTACGACCACTACCGGTACGGCGCGAGCGTCTTCAAGATCGACTACGCGCTGGACGGCCCCGTGCCGTGGACGGCGGAGGCACCCCGACAGGCGGGCACCGTCCAGATCGGGCCCACCAGCGGCGAGATCGGCGCCGCGCTGAACCAGGCGTCCTCCGGTACGGCCCCCCGCACGCCCTTCCTCATCACCGCTCAGCCCAGCCTCGTCGACCCCGGCCGCGCCCCCGAGGGCAAGCAGTCGTTCTGGACGTACGGCCATGTGCCGAACGGCTGGGAGGGCGATCTCACCGATGCCGTGGAGCGCCAGATCGAGCGCTTCGCCCCCGGCTTCCGTGACCTGGTCCTGGCCCGCGCCACCGCCGGACCGCCCGAACTGGCCGCCCGCAACGCCAACTACGTGGGCGGCGACATCGCCTGCGGCGCGGCCCGTGGGCTCCAACTGGTGCTGCGCCCCAAGCTGTCGCTGCGTCCGTACGACACCCCGCACCCGGCGGTCTTCCTCTGTTCCGCAGCGACCCCGCCGGGCCCGGGCGTGCACGGCATGTCCGGCCACAACGCGGCCAAGGCGGTCTGGCGCCGACTGCGCGCGACGCGGAACTGA
- a CDS encoding inositol monophosphatase family protein, with product MTDDFLDHILAGGTTEVEEAVRKAAAAEITPRFRQLAAHEIVEKNGPHDLVTVADRAAEEYLTASLTTLLPGSVVVGEEAVHADPAVYEELQGDAPVWIVDPVDGTRQFVRGEPGFCSLVALARRGELLASWTFAPALDEMAVAVRGRGATLNGEPIRSGSPAPGAVLKVATSHPDYTTEDQKHALLGLDTEGVHPRPCGSAGLEYLDVARGVLDGIAFSWEYAWDHAAGLLLVTEAGGAHTTLAGEPFRITGGNALPFTAARDLATADRIRTLLRRR from the coding sequence ATGACCGATGACTTCCTTGACCACATCCTCGCCGGTGGTACGACCGAGGTGGAGGAGGCGGTCCGCAAGGCGGCCGCGGCCGAGATCACGCCGCGCTTCCGCCAGCTCGCCGCGCACGAGATCGTCGAGAAGAACGGACCGCACGACCTGGTGACGGTCGCCGACCGGGCCGCGGAGGAGTATCTGACCGCATCCCTGACCACGCTGCTGCCCGGCTCCGTGGTCGTCGGCGAGGAGGCCGTCCACGCCGACCCCGCGGTCTACGAGGAGCTCCAGGGTGATGCCCCGGTCTGGATCGTCGACCCCGTCGACGGCACGCGCCAATTCGTGCGCGGAGAGCCCGGCTTCTGCAGCCTGGTGGCGCTCGCCCGGCGCGGCGAGCTGCTCGCCTCCTGGACGTTCGCCCCCGCCCTCGACGAGATGGCGGTCGCCGTGCGCGGACGCGGGGCGACACTCAACGGAGAGCCGATACGGTCCGGCTCGCCGGCGCCCGGTGCGGTCCTGAAGGTCGCCACCTCCCACCCCGACTACACCACCGAGGACCAGAAGCACGCCCTGCTCGGCCTGGACACGGAGGGCGTCCACCCACGCCCCTGCGGCTCGGCCGGACTGGAGTACCTGGACGTGGCACGGGGCGTACTCGACGGCATCGCCTTCTCCTGGGAGTACGCCTGGGACCACGCTGCCGGACTGCTCCTGGTGACCGAGGCGGGCGGCGCGCACACCACGCTCGCCGGCGAGCCGTTCCGTATCACCGGAGGCAACGCGCTGCCGTTCACCGCGGCACGGGACCTGGCCACCGCAGATCGGATCCGGACACTGCTGCGGAGGCGGTGA
- a CDS encoding biotin/lipoate A/B protein ligase family protein, protein MHGEYKVPGGKLVVVDLETRDGVLADVRVAGDFFLEPDEAILAIDRALEGAPVDTDASGLAARIDASLPPGTEMYGLTTEGIGVAVRRALAHATDWTDYDWQLIHEPPQSPALHMALDEVLTAEVAAGRRPPTLRVWEWGAPAVVIGSFQSLRNEVDPEAAERHGFEVVRRISGGGAMFIEPGDTITYSLSVPDALIQGLSFTDSYAYLDDWVLGALGDMGVKAWYQPLNDIATDAGKIAGAAQKRMVAGEGAVLHHVTMAYDIDADKMTDVLRIGREKLSDKGTKSAKKRVDPLRRQTGLPREAVIERMINSFRDRYGLSEGRVTEEEMARAKELAAAKFGTREWTARVP, encoded by the coding sequence GTGCACGGCGAGTACAAGGTTCCCGGCGGCAAGCTGGTGGTCGTCGACCTGGAGACGCGGGACGGTGTCCTCGCGGACGTCCGGGTCGCGGGCGACTTCTTCCTGGAGCCGGACGAGGCGATTCTCGCCATCGACCGCGCCCTGGAGGGCGCCCCCGTCGACACCGACGCGTCGGGGCTCGCGGCCCGGATCGACGCGTCGCTGCCACCCGGCACGGAGATGTACGGGCTGACCACGGAGGGCATCGGGGTCGCGGTTCGCCGGGCGCTCGCGCACGCGACGGACTGGACCGACTACGACTGGCAGTTGATCCACGAGCCTCCGCAGTCCCCCGCCCTGCACATGGCCCTGGACGAGGTCCTCACCGCCGAGGTCGCGGCGGGCCGCCGGCCGCCGACCCTGCGGGTCTGGGAATGGGGCGCGCCGGCCGTGGTGATCGGCAGTTTCCAGTCGCTGCGCAACGAGGTGGACCCGGAGGCGGCCGAGCGGCACGGCTTCGAGGTGGTGCGCCGGATCAGTGGCGGTGGCGCGATGTTCATCGAACCGGGCGACACCATCACGTACTCGCTGTCGGTGCCCGACGCCCTGATCCAGGGTCTTTCCTTCACCGACAGCTACGCCTACCTCGACGACTGGGTGCTCGGCGCGCTCGGCGACATGGGGGTCAAGGCCTGGTACCAGCCGCTGAACGACATCGCCACGGACGCCGGGAAGATCGCGGGCGCGGCGCAGAAGCGGATGGTGGCGGGCGAGGGCGCGGTCCTGCACCACGTGACGATGGCGTACGACATCGACGCCGACAAGATGACGGACGTGCTGCGCATCGGCCGCGAGAAGCTCTCCGACAAGGGGACGAAGAGCGCGAAGAAGCGGGTGGATCCGCTGCGCCGTCAGACGGGTCTGCCGCGCGAGGCGGTGATCGAGCGGATGATCAACTCCTTCCGTGACCGGTACGGCCTTTCGGAGGGCCGGGTGACGGAGGAGGAGATGGCGCGGGCGAAGGAGCTGGCCGCGGCCAAGTTCGGCACGCGGGAGTGGACCGCCCGGGTCCCGTAG
- a CDS encoding amidase: MTTVDYTGLAEQARQLGDGTVTSTDVVQAALDRIEATQPTLNAFRCTRPEAALAEAAEADRRLAAGERLPLLGVPIAVKDDTDVAGLPTRFGCAGDIPDAAEDGEAVRRLRAAGAVIVGKTNACELGQWPFTEGPAFGATRNPWNTGHTPGGSSGGSAAAVAAGIIPAALGSDGAGSIRIPAAWTHLVGIKPQRGRVSVHPYDDCFQGLTVNGPLARTVRDAALLLDAVAGPHTGDRFRPTAVDASAAARREPGRLRIALAWRAPFTATYNPLDAGIRRAVADLAEALAGLGHTVEEARPRYGQIGLSFLPRATAGIAEYADRHPEPALLDPRTRGAARTGHRLGGRLLRAARAREAHQHRRIGALFDTYDVLLTPTTAAPPPRIGTFDAMPAWRTDLAMASACPYAWPWNVLGWPGVNVPAGFTPDGLPVGAQLLGPAGGEPLLISLAAQLEDDRKWFAHRPPEPVQSSDSSSMK; the protein is encoded by the coding sequence GTGACCACGGTCGACTACACCGGACTGGCCGAACAGGCACGGCAGTTGGGGGACGGAACGGTCACCTCGACCGACGTCGTCCAGGCCGCGCTCGACCGGATCGAGGCCACGCAGCCCACCCTCAACGCGTTCCGCTGCACCCGGCCGGAGGCCGCCCTCGCCGAGGCGGCGGAGGCAGACCGCAGGCTCGCCGCGGGGGAGAGGCTGCCGCTGCTCGGCGTGCCGATCGCCGTCAAGGACGACACCGACGTCGCCGGACTGCCCACCCGCTTCGGCTGCGCCGGGGACATCCCCGACGCGGCCGAGGACGGCGAGGCCGTGCGGCGGCTGCGGGCCGCCGGAGCGGTGATCGTCGGCAAGACCAACGCCTGCGAACTGGGACAGTGGCCGTTCACCGAAGGCCCCGCCTTCGGCGCCACCCGCAACCCCTGGAACACCGGCCATACCCCTGGGGGATCCTCCGGGGGATCGGCGGCGGCCGTCGCGGCCGGCATCATCCCCGCCGCGCTCGGCTCCGACGGCGCCGGCTCCATCCGGATTCCGGCCGCCTGGACCCATCTCGTCGGCATCAAGCCACAGCGCGGCCGGGTCTCGGTCCATCCGTACGACGACTGCTTCCAGGGGCTGACCGTCAACGGCCCGCTCGCCCGGACCGTCCGCGACGCCGCGCTGCTCCTTGACGCCGTCGCCGGGCCGCACACGGGGGACCGCTTCCGGCCGACCGCCGTCGACGCGTCGGCCGCCGCGCGCCGGGAGCCCGGGCGGCTCCGCATCGCGCTCGCCTGGCGGGCGCCCTTCACCGCCACGTACAACCCCCTCGACGCAGGGATACGCCGGGCCGTCGCCGACCTCGCCGAAGCGCTCGCCGGGCTCGGCCACACCGTGGAGGAGGCGCGTCCGCGCTACGGCCAGATCGGGCTGAGCTTCCTGCCCCGCGCGACCGCCGGAATCGCCGAGTACGCCGACCGGCACCCCGAGCCCGCGCTGCTCGACCCGCGCACCCGCGGCGCCGCCCGCACCGGTCACCGCCTCGGCGGCCGCCTCCTGCGCGCCGCCCGGGCCCGCGAGGCGCATCAACACCGCAGGATCGGCGCGCTCTTCGACACCTACGACGTCCTCCTCACCCCGACGACGGCGGCGCCCCCGCCCCGGATCGGCACCTTCGACGCGATGCCGGCCTGGCGCACCGACCTGGCGATGGCCTCCGCCTGCCCCTACGCGTGGCCGTGGAACGTCCTCGGCTGGCCCGGCGTGAACGTCCCCGCCGGCTTCACGCCCGACGGCCTCCCGGTCGGCGCGCAGCTGCTCGGTCCGGCAGGCGGCGAACCGCTGCTGATCTCGCTCGCGGCCCAACTCGAGGACGACCGGAAGTGGTTCGCCCACCGCCCGCCAGAGCCGGTGCAGTCGAGCGATTCATCTTCAATGAAGTGA